Genomic DNA from Echeneis naucrates chromosome 14, fEcheNa1.1, whole genome shotgun sequence:
TAATTCAACTATATGTAAGTCTTACATGCGTATAAATGAAGTGAGTGGCTGTCATTTTACTTCATACAAAATTAAGCGGTACAAAACATGATTTCTCCTAAATGATTGCAGTATATTTCTAAATGTGTCTGAGCTcagtgttgtttgtctttggtctTTCTCTTACGGCTGCAGCACAGAAACCTGAAAATGGCCAAAgtagagagcagcagcacagccgCTGCACTTAGCAAAAACACCATTACATCCACACAGTAGTATGAGTACCAGGGCATCTTATAAGCCTCTGTACACAGGTGTGGAGCCCCTTTATGGCGCATAACATATTCCACCCAGAAGACGGCCCGATCCATGGGTGCTATCGGCTGATCTCTGTGCAAACGTGACAGTCTTTCTATGTTCTGTCTGTAGCTTTCTTGATGGAGAACTTCCTTTAGAGCTTGTTCAAAAGTCTGACTGTTAACATCAGCTAACAGAATGATCTTTCCAGCTCCTCTCTCCTGCAGACGTAGAAGGTTGTCATATTGGTCAAAGAACAGGGGGATGCCAAGTACAGGGACGCCATGATAAATGGCCTCCTGGACCCCGTTGGTTCCTCCGTGAGCTACAAAGACTTTGGTCTGTGGGTGGCCCAGGAGGTCCTTCTGTGGCATCCAGTCCACTATCAGGGTGTTGTTGCCCAAAGTGGAAGGTCGCTCCCCTTTGTGTCTCCATATCACCTGGTTAGAAACAGAAAGAATTATGATCTTAAATTCTGCACAGAAGTAGATAGACAATATAAAGATACTGACACTACAATCTTACTGCTAAACACTTCCCAAATTATTTGAAGATTTACATCGCAAAAACAACTGAATGAAGCCCAACCTAAAGTACCTACAGTAGATTGATATATGTAGTCTACAGTTTTAGTCAATAGTGTGAATCTGAGTTAATGGTTAACAGGAAATTAACCATTATATGTCTCAATGAGACTCCTGCTGATCTGACCAAATCTGACCTAGCAGGTGACCTCCAACCTGCCAGGTGTGGAGAGGCAATAAAACTGATAACAGTATTCTGTGTGAcacataaaatttaaatataaaaaaaacatagttaCATTTTGAGCATCGATTTATATTCATTTCACATAATTGAGAATGGATCACCCACTGTGTGTTACCTTCTGAGGCATTTTGGCAAAGACGCTGGCAATTTCCTCTGCAACCTCTGCAGGCAAGGCATTAACCAACGTCCCCAGAGTCATGATGATCACTCCATGCTCCCCAGCACTCTGAACAAACTGTTCCAGGTCTGCTGGCAGAGGTTGGGCTGGTTTGCACTGAAACCCTCCGATGTAGACAATATTTGGCATAGTGGGCCGAGggaagtcaaacacaaaatcagacCTGAACAGCCAAATGTCAGCTTCTTGAAGAAGTGAGAAGACGTCACATCCACCTTCAATGTATTTATCACAGAGTGCATTATAATGTGGCCCAACGACAAATTTCTGCTGTAAAACTATGatgctgtgaaaaaacaagTTCTTGATCCTCTGCATGAAATCCATCTTATCAGTTAAGCCTGATCCTGGCACTGGGATATAAGAGAGGGGTGAGGGGGCCACTGCAAAGTGTCCTTCTCCACTGGGGATCCAGCGAACATTGAGCACCAGGGGAAGCTTCAGATACTTAGCTAACACAACCCCTGCTGATACAGCTGGGTCAGTGAGAACAAGGTCATATTGGGCATCAATTAAACTTTTGACTCTATTCGGATCATCAAAGATTTCAGAAATGGCTTCACACCACAAGAAATGGCCCTCAGAAACCATAGAAATGAAATCTTTGGTAAGTTTTAAGAAGGTCAGTGCTGaagctccttctctctccatctgcaaAAAATGATTAGAGAAGAAGTGCTGAAGAACTGTGGCATGCAGAGACTATCGTGATATTTCACTATTTCTAGAGCTCTAATGACCCCTGTGGACTGAATTACATCATCCGTCCGACATACCTTCAAATGATTCTTCAggtattttccaaaaaattcTTCAAGATTTTCCTTAATTTGAACTGTAAAGGATGTGTAGAGAGGAGACTTCTCTGCGATGTACCAGCTGTTGGAGCTTCTGACCACAGTGATGTTGTGTCCTCTGGCATGAAGTTCTTCCACCAGGACCTTCATGTTGATCCAGTGACTCCCATCTACGGGGAACACCAGGATGTTTCCTCCATAGCAAGGCGTTGTGAAGGAAATCAG
This window encodes:
- the LOC115054025 gene encoding UDP-glucuronosyltransferase 2C1-like; amino-acid sequence: MSLHPMCGVFVLLSICLISFTTPCYGGNILVFPVDGSHWINMKVLVEELHARGHNITVVRSSNSWYIAEKSPLYTSFTVQIKENLEEFFGKYLKNHLKMEREGASALTFLKLTKDFISMVSEGHFLWCEAISEIFDDPNRVKSLIDAQYDLVLTDPAVSAGVVLAKYLKLPLVLNVRWIPSGEGHFAVAPSPLSYIPVPGSGLTDKMDFMQRIKNLFFHSIIVLQQKFVVGPHYNALCDKYIEGGCDVFSLLQEADIWLFRSDFVFDFPRPTMPNIVYIGGFQCKPAQPLPADLEQFVQSAGEHGVIIMTLGTLVNALPAEVAEEIASVFAKMPQKVIWRHKGERPSTLGNNTLIVDWMPQKDLLGHPQTKVFVAHGGTNGVQEAIYHGVPVLGIPLFFDQYDNLLRLQERGAGKIILLADVNSQTFEQALKEVLHQESYRQNIERLSRLHRDQPIAPMDRAVFWVEYVMRHKGAPHLCTEAYKMPWYSYYCVDVMVFLLSAAAVLLLSTLAIFRFLCCSRKRKTKDKQH